TGGTGATATGATATCGTTTCCGGAAGATTGTCCAACAAGcttccacttttttttttttttttttaggataaaaatttccaattttctaccaaaatataaaaaattagaaattcaAATGTAGATTCATATCTTCTTCATTCGCAGATATTAGAGGAATAATATAATGAACAAGCAGTGCTGCCTGAGTATTGTAACCACAGCTGAAATATCCATTAACTAATTCTGCAGatgattttgtaaaatttaaaaagcaTCAAAACCTGTATGTTGCTAAGTTTTCTAGTTAGAGTAAGGACTAAAATATGGTAGAATATAGCATCAATCATCTATAACTTTTCTATAATCATACCATTTGAAAATAATGACATAAACATGTCgctcaaataaaaatatatctactattatatgcaaaaacaaaatgtaaaatagattttttcacACTCTATTCGTTTATAGCTCATTCATCTTATTTTTTCCATTAACACCTTTTCATCTTAACCAATTTAACTTCAGAAAGGACTGAATGACTATGTACTACCACGGTGATGGGTGAATCTTAGTTGATATAGGACTTGCTTGCACGAAGTACTAAATGATGAATTGATGATGTAAAGATTGAAAGAGATTAGATTAACACATTAGCTAAGCATTACCTTAATTAATCAGTGGTGTTGCAGCAGAAACGAAACCTTGGAGCCTCTCTCTTTTTCTATCTCTTTCCGCCCAAAGCGTCTTAAAAACAACAAATTTGTTTCCTCACCAGCTTCCCTTTTTATACTTGCCGATACCAACTTGGTGAACAAGTCATCAGACAGCTATCTCTCTTGGACATTTTACCAAAATAccattaacatttttatttaacctttataaaaaaattaagttcaTCTAGTAAAAACGTTCATTAACTTTCTTATAtattcgtgacaaaaaaaaaaaaaaaaaaaaaaaaaaaactttcttatataattttgacGGTAAAAAGCATAAGCTAAGTTAATTTATACCTCTCTCCCTTAAAGTTATAccttcttacaaaaaaaatggaGATACTTTTTTCGTAAAAGAATGTAATGTGGAAGTTATACTATCTTATTAACTTTAGAAAAgataaattgtatttattacTTCTGAGTACACTTCTAACATTCTTTCAGTAAAAAAAGGTACGCTTTCAACATTCTCATGTCggtgatacaaaaaaaaaaacagtattacGTCGAAGATTAGATAACATAATAATGGTAAATTGGTAATTAGCAATACCTGAAAATTCGGATGGTCTTGTTAGGAGGGAGTGAAGGAAGGAAACCAAAAGTACACGCGTCAGATAACTATTGGGTTTTCGTGGAAATAACCACCGATACGCTACGTCACGTGCTTTTTTGACGCGCTGCCTTGCTTCCACAAGTtacgtgattttttttttgtttctgtaaaaataattttttgttcaGTAATCTTTTCCCCAAagcaaattgatttttttttttcgttattTGTATTGGTTGATCAtaacttcatatatatatttaactggTAAATGCCAGTTTGTTTTTTCCAAAACAATTTAAGAGAAGAAAAGGTGTGTTGAGTGTTTTTatctctattttatataaacctTCGTTATGATGTTTATTGAAATATTGCTAACTTGCTTTTTAGGTTtgatctatttttatttttaattaccGAAAGAGGGAATTATTGCTTCATACATTACAGAGTTGCGTAACATGAAATTTTGTAATGGATGAATGAATAGATCCGTGTGAACTAGATCTACCACACAATCTAATAATCAGAAAATTTCCATAATGTACATTTCTTTTTCTACCACTGTACACATTTTAATGGCAAAGAACATCAATGACCCTGAAAAACAGGACTAGCATCGCACTATGGCCACTTTTTCTTGTGCGATATATATACACCTATCTTCATATTTATTCCCACTAAATCATTTCCTCAACTAGCACATAAAATTGTGCAAATAACTTTTGTTGTTATGTACACAGAAtcaatgaaaaaatatatagtgacAACAAAGCTGTACATCAATTATATGCTAGCACAAACCACCTTCATTCATCTTTGGATTAATTAATCATGTATCCCAGTTTCTCGTTTAACATTGGATCTTTAGCGCTGCGAGCTGAGTGTCGTTAATAGCATAAGTCTAGTGAACAACCTCACAGAAACCAAGGACTTGTTACTTGCACAATCCCTTTCTTGTTGGAACAAGCCATTGAGCTTCTCTAGTCTCGGTGAGCTCCCCCCTATCTATCACAATTCTCCCCTATCTGTCACAATTCGTCATTTATGTAGTTTTGTTTAGATAGCGAGATAGGGAGATGAGCAGCACAGGAGCGTGAGCTGAGGCTGATTGAGACTTGAGTGAACCTGTTTTTGGCGGGGAAGAGACGACGATTACAAGATTGGAGACGAAGCATCTTCTTTTCCTTGCGAATGGTCTCAGAATTAATATGGAATATTGGACATGCCATACTTTGTTGGATAGTTCTCCATGAACTTTACGCTTTGTTAACAGACTAAACTTGAATGACCATGGGTCCATGTCTCGCATGTATATAAGCAAAAAACAACCGCAACAAATTACACGAGAGAAACGATGTAGAGAACACAACCGACCGATTCATTAAAAGAGTTGTCCATGTCctaagacaagaaaaaaaacatatttaaaactGCAATGGAAAGCAAGGAGACACTCCAAAGGCTTAACTACTTAACTTGGTTGAATAAAACTTCTTTAAACCCCCCTAACATTTAACTAACATGTAATCTGCCTTGATAGCTCACCCAAAAAAAACATACGCAATGATCGATCgtctattttttctcttttctgcCAAATTTCATTTCAATTCCATTCAGAGGAAGTGAGGGCCGATGAGCTTAGCAATCTCCAAGAAACCGACACTGTCTTTGCCATCAAAtatcttcttcagcttctcgTCGCAGATTATAACCTTCTTGTTTCGTGGATCCTGTAGAAAGAACAACATTACTCTCATTTTAAGTCACTACCAAATTTAACACAAAAAGATAGAATATGAACTGACTTGTTGTAAAAAAATCTGTTCATTATGTTGAAAAGTTATCACTactaaaaaaaacacaaacaacgAACATGAAAAACTTTCTTAAGGTGAGCTAAAGCAAAACGTGAAAATCCACATTTGTTACAACTAGACCGAACTCAAATAGTCATTAGACAGGTCATATGATGATCAAACCTACCAAACATGACAAAGTAAGGAATCAAAAGGGATATTTGGTCATACATATATCAATTGAAGTCACTATCAACACAACATAGAGGAGGATAAAACAGAGCCTAGTCAACATAAGCTGTTAAAAAGGTTTTACTAAGCTCCAAAGAAGTTTCAAACTTTTGCAAGAAAGCCTCATCCAAATTCTTAAAAAAAGGCCGTCTCTTTTGAATCAATAAGCAATTATCTGGGATTAGTCTACGAGAAAGGTAAAGCCTTTCAATAGAAACAGAGTATATTACTTGAAGGTCGTGTTCCTTGATGTAAGCCCAGATACGCTTGAGAGCCTGCGTGCGAGGTATCACCGACTCGCCTACAACGTCCTGCATCTCCGGTGTCACCGGACGAGGCTTCATTATTCCACGTGGCTCCCTCGTCTTGGTGGTTGACGACGGCTCGGAGGACGACGCCGCCGCCGTCGCGGAGGTTACGGCTCGCACCATGCGCATGTTAGCCGGACGAGAGGAGATAAGGAGAGACGGAGAGCTCCGGAACGGCGCCGTATCGACGCGGAGGAAGGTAGAGAAGGTACCAGAAGAAAGTGCCATTGTCGTCTTTCGTCGTTGGGTGTTGTGTTGTGTCTGTGTGGTGGTGGAGTTGGAAGACCGAGAGGTTTTGCTTTATCCTTTTTTTGTGtcctttttttatttctcaagTTTCTATGTAATAAACCGTTTGGTCTAAACCGGACCACTGTTCTCTGGTTTTGGTTTACTCAGTAGAATCTCTATATTTTATCCgtttcgcaaaaaaaaaaaatgaatttgacacatttaaaaaaaagacatttaaaaattaaaaaatgcaaaatataatactattatattcttatttaatatatattcaaaagaggaaaataaatattaatatttaaatttgcatTAGAAACCTTCAcaaatattctttttgaaacaaaaatatatatatcactgTCATCTATGTATTATGAtctaacataaaataaataaatgatatgtGTATCTGTACTATTATTTGCGGAGTGATTTTTCACAACggaactctcacgttaaaagttagaacGGTTAATATCGATTTTACCTttaatgaatatatttatatatataaatgattatttaactaaaaacgaatttaatattaataatattatatttatctattatattatgtaaatgattataaattaatataataaatttccaaaataaaaaatatatctaaaacttaagataatttttatatatattgtgttattatctggaaataataataaatttccgaaaataaaaacatatttaaaacttaagataattcttatatatattgtgttattatctggaaataatatttatattataaaatttataacattatGATATAAacagtatataattaaatactaatcaaacaaaaatatttgaataaagatattttttaaaaaattctaatatgtgagtgttttaaaattttaaacacataataaacatatttataatattgaaaaacttgattatatataaataatttgatgtttgatttaaagtattcaagaatatttaaattaataaaatgtaagctaataaatattcataataaGATTATGTCCGCATGTGCGGGTAAAAAATCTAGTATACTGGATTTTAAGAACTCTTTCTTAATGTAAAATTGTAGTATTTTTGTATTTCAGAATTTTGAgcattattattaaataaaagttCTGGTATTTTTGCCCTATCTGCATATttgatattaagaaaaaaacttattaatacTTATTCGTTCACGAGAGGAAAGGAAACATCACCacattagaaagaaaaaaaagagcaaaaaaaattatatagagtTGGCCATACTCTTGAATCATATATCGATCTCAACTGGATATTTATGCAGACAGTCTTCCCAAGGATTATTAGCAGAAGCCTTAACGTTACGAAGTGCCACCCAAACACAACTATTGCACTTAAATCCTGACCCCAACGCTATCTGCCAAGTCCTATCTCCTTTCTTCATCCTTCCTTTCGCTTCCGTGTAAGCCAACTCGTACCAAATAGAACTCGACGACGTGTTACCAAACCTATGCAGCGTCATTCTCGATGCTTCCACATGCAACGGAGAGAGATGGAGATTCTTCTCCAGCTCGTCTATAAGCGCTCTGCCACCCGCATGGATACAGAAATGCTCGAACGCAAGCTTGAAATCCGGCATGTAGTGCTTCATCTTGGGGTTGAGAAACTTCTTTCTAAGGAATGTAACAAAGAAGATAAGCTTCTCGCTTATGGGAAGAACCAGTGGACCTAACGTTGCGATGTTGATCTTTAAGGTTCTTGCAGCTACCATAGGTAGATCTTTTGACAAGGTGACTCCGACTAAACcgtcctcatcttcttcttgtgtcGCGCATCCATAGGATCGGTCATCTGCACCCGTATGGACCCTCACCGTGTGGACAAGCTTGTACTTCGCGCGTTTTCGGTCTTTAGAAAGGTTAGAAAGCAAAACCGCAGCCCCACCTACCCGGAACAAACAGTTTGTAACCAACATTGATTTGTTGTTACCTGAGTACAAGTTCTGAGTGATGTTCTCGGTGCTGACCACAAGAGCATACGTGTTTCTATGAACTTGTAACAAACTCTTAGCGACATCTATGGCTATGACGCCAGCACTACATCCCATCCCTCCAAGATTCAAGCTCTTTATGTTTTCTCTAAGTTTATACCTGTTCACTATGATAGTTGATAACGAAGGAGTTGGATTGAAAGTGCTAGAGTTCACCACCAAGATACCT
This genomic interval from Raphanus sativus cultivar WK10039 unplaced genomic scaffold, ASM80110v3 Scaffold0888, whole genome shotgun sequence contains the following:
- the LOC108851420 gene encoding 3-ketoacyl-CoA synthase 16; its protein translation is MYSPLTNVKIVFKYLTTHHLKLCFLPLSVAIAMQASRLSTQDLHSFYLYLEKNSASLTIFSVSLILGWTLYIMNRPKPVYLVDFSCYLPPSHLKASVEKIMNHVRVVRESGKWGKSDENDYLMDFVTKILERSGLGQETYVPEGLHCLPIEQTMVGSRKETREVILGAVDNLFRNTGISPSDIGILVVNSSTFNPTPSLSTIIVNRYKLRENIKSLNLGGMGCSAGVIAIDVAKSLLQVHRNTYALVVSTENITQNLYSGNNKSMLVTNCLFRVGGAAVLLSNLSKDRKRAKYKLVHTVRVHTGADDRSYGCATQEEDEDGLVGVTLSKDLPMVAARTLKINIATLGPLVLPISEKLIFFVTFLRKKFLNPKMKHYMPDFKLAFEHFCIHAGGRALIDELEKNLHLSPLHVEASRMTLHRFGNTSSSSIWYELAYTEAKGRMKKGDRTWQIALGSGFKCNSCVWVALRNVKASANNPWEDCLHKYPVEIDI
- the LOC108851428 gene encoding upstream activation factor subunit UAF30 produces the protein MALSSGTFSTFLRVDTAPFRSSPSLLISSRPANMRMVRAVTSATAAASSSEPSSTTKTREPRGIMKPRPVTPEMQDVVGESVIPRTQALKRIWAYIKEHDLQDPRNKKVIICDEKLKKIFDGKDSVGFLEIAKLIGPHFL